In Bacillus sp. Cs-700, one genomic interval encodes:
- the trmFO gene encoding FADH(2)-oxidizing methylenetetrahydrofolate--tRNA-(uracil(54)-C(5))-methyltransferase TrmFO: MSKHVTVIGAGLAGSEAAWQLAKRGVDVHLYEMRPKKQTPAHHTDKFAELVCSNSLRANTLTNAVGVLKEEMRKMDSVIINSADECAVPAGGALAVDRHEFAAKVTENVKNHPNVTVFSEECTKIPDGPTIIATGPLTSKDLSDQLKALSGEEYLYFYDAAAPIIETESIDMDKVYKKSRYDKGEAAYLNCPMTEEEFNTFYEALISAETVPLKEFEKEIFFEGCMPIEVMAQRGQKTMTFGPLKPVGLEDPRTGKRPYAVVQLRQDNASGTLYNIVGFQTHLKWGPQKEVIRLIPGLENADIVRYGVMHRNTFINSPNLLKPTYQYKERENLFFAGQMTGVEGYVESAASGLIAGFNAARLMNDEEPLVFPEETALGSLANYITTANPDNFQPMNANFGLFPPLETRIKSKKERNETIANRALETIQNFVKRL, from the coding sequence GCGTGGCAGCTTGCAAAGCGAGGAGTGGATGTTCATCTTTATGAGATGCGTCCAAAGAAGCAAACGCCTGCTCACCATACTGATAAATTTGCGGAGCTTGTGTGCAGTAACTCGCTAAGAGCGAATACGTTAACAAACGCAGTTGGAGTATTAAAAGAAGAAATGCGAAAGATGGACTCTGTTATTATTAACTCGGCTGATGAATGTGCTGTCCCTGCGGGTGGTGCACTTGCAGTCGATCGCCATGAATTCGCCGCTAAAGTAACGGAGAATGTTAAAAACCATCCTAACGTAACGGTTTTTTCAGAAGAGTGCACAAAAATTCCTGATGGACCAACGATTATTGCGACAGGTCCTCTTACATCGAAAGATCTATCTGATCAATTGAAGGCGCTAAGTGGTGAAGAGTATTTATACTTCTATGATGCTGCTGCTCCTATCATTGAAACAGAAAGCATCGATATGGACAAAGTGTACAAGAAGTCCCGTTATGATAAGGGAGAAGCAGCGTACTTAAACTGTCCAATGACGGAGGAAGAGTTTAACACGTTCTACGAAGCGCTTATATCCGCTGAAACGGTCCCGCTAAAAGAATTTGAGAAGGAAATTTTCTTTGAGGGCTGTATGCCCATCGAAGTTATGGCTCAACGTGGACAGAAAACGATGACGTTTGGTCCTCTTAAACCTGTTGGATTAGAAGATCCTCGCACAGGTAAGCGTCCTTATGCGGTCGTGCAGCTGAGACAGGATAATGCGTCGGGTACGCTTTACAACATCGTTGGATTCCAGACACACCTTAAATGGGGACCGCAAAAAGAAGTAATTCGCTTAATTCCAGGTCTTGAGAATGCTGATATTGTTCGTTATGGCGTGATGCACCGAAATACGTTCATTAACTCGCCTAATCTATTAAAACCAACCTATCAGTATAAAGAACGTGAGAATCTCTTTTTCGCTGGTCAAATGACGGGTGTTGAAGGCTATGTCGAATCGGCGGCATCAGGCTTAATTGCTGGTTTTAATGCTGCTCGGCTCATGAATGATGAAGAGCCATTAGTATTCCCTGAAGAAACGGCACTTGGTAGTTTAGCGAATTATATTACAACAGCGAATCCAGATAATTTCCAACCGATGAACGCTAACTTTGGGTTGTTTCCACCACTTGAAACGCGGATCAAAAGCAAAAAAGAACGCAACGAAACGATCGCGAATCGAGCCTTAGAAACAATTCAGAATTTTGTAAAAAGATTGTAA
- the xerC gene encoding tyrosine recombinase XerC, translating to MNNNQQAHIQSFSEYLQIEKNCSPHTISGYLQDIEHFRSFMKQQTIDVFAAVSYADVRIYLTELHERGYARKTAARKISTLRSLYRFLLRENIVEINPFTMSSLPKQEKRLPQFLYEKELNVLFDTPDTTKPLGQRDRALLEVLYGCGIRVSECVGLNLEDIDFAIGTIFVLGKGRKERYVPIGSFAIDAMKDYIHDGREQLLSSGKEPTKALFLNFRGSRVTARGVRTILDKIVKDASLHVHISPHVMRHTFATHLLNEGADLRSVQELLGHSDLSSTQIYTHVTGDRLRNIYMNHHPRA from the coding sequence ATGAATAACAATCAACAAGCTCATATTCAATCATTTTCTGAATATCTTCAGATTGAAAAGAATTGTTCACCACATACGATCTCAGGTTATTTACAGGATATTGAACATTTCCGGTCTTTTATGAAGCAGCAGACTATCGATGTCTTTGCTGCTGTTTCTTATGCAGATGTCAGAATTTATTTAACTGAGCTTCATGAGCGAGGTTACGCAAGAAAAACAGCAGCAAGAAAAATTTCAACGTTACGAAGCTTATATCGATTCCTTTTACGTGAGAACATCGTAGAGATTAATCCCTTTACAATGAGTTCCCTGCCAAAACAAGAAAAACGTCTGCCGCAATTTTTGTACGAAAAAGAACTTAACGTGCTTTTTGACACGCCAGATACCACGAAGCCGCTTGGTCAACGCGACAGAGCGCTGCTCGAAGTACTATACGGGTGTGGCATACGAGTGAGTGAGTGTGTTGGGCTTAATTTAGAAGATATTGATTTTGCGATTGGGACGATTTTTGTACTTGGTAAAGGACGTAAGGAAAGGTATGTACCAATAGGGAGTTTCGCTATAGATGCAATGAAAGACTACATTCACGATGGACGAGAACAGTTGCTGTCGTCAGGGAAAGAGCCGACTAAAGCCCTGTTCCTAAATTTTAGAGGTAGTCGTGTGACAGCAAGAGGTGTTCGGACAATTTTAGATAAGATTGTAAAAGATGCCTCTTTGCATGTACATATAAGCCCGCATGTGATGAGACACACATTCGCAACCCATTTGCTGAATGAAGGGGCAGACTTACGTTCTGTGCAGGAGCTATTAGGGCATTCTGATTTATCATCTACTCAGATCTATACCCACGTGACGGGAGATCGATTGCGAAATATATACATGAACCATCACCCAAGAGCTTAA
- the hslV gene encoding ATP-dependent protease subunit HslV, which yields MGDFHSTTIFAVQHNGECAMAGDGQVTFGNAVVMKHTAKKVRRLFHGKVVAGFAGSVADAFTLFEKFESKLEEFGGNLQRAAVELAKEWRSDRVLRKLEAMLIVMNKDELLLISGTGEVIEPDDGILSIGSGSNYALSAGRALKRYSDNKTAEEIARASMEIASEICVYTNDQIIVETI from the coding sequence ATGGGAGACTTTCATTCTACAACGATATTTGCCGTTCAGCATAATGGCGAGTGTGCAATGGCTGGTGACGGTCAGGTTACATTCGGAAATGCTGTGGTCATGAAGCATACAGCTAAGAAAGTAAGAAGGCTTTTTCATGGGAAAGTAGTTGCGGGATTTGCAGGATCCGTTGCTGATGCTTTTACTCTTTTTGAGAAATTTGAGAGCAAGCTTGAGGAATTTGGTGGCAACCTTCAGCGTGCCGCTGTGGAGCTTGCTAAAGAATGGCGCAGTGATCGCGTGTTAAGGAAGCTTGAAGCGATGCTAATTGTAATGAACAAAGATGAACTTTTGCTAATCTCAGGTACTGGTGAAGTGATTGAACCTGATGATGGCATTCTTTCAATTGGTTCAGGTTCAAACTACGCTCTTTCAGCAGGCAGAGCACTTAAGCGTTATAGTGATAACAAAACCGCTGAAGAAATAGCGCGAGCATCTATGGAAATTGCATCTGAAATATGCGTGTACACGAATGATCAAATTATCGTAGAAACCATTTAG
- the hslU gene encoding ATP-dependent protease ATPase subunit HslU, with protein MSNPLTPRQIVEKLDQYIVGQNDAKKAVAVALRNRYRRSQLSDKLKDEVNPKNILMIGPTGVGKTEIARRLARLVNAPFIKVEATKFTEVGYVGRDVESMVRDLVETSIRLVKEDRMEQVKGKAEENANKRIVELLVPSSKKQTQYKNPLEMLFGNQGQEETANQSASEDQSIASRRKQMAQQLALGELEDRMITVEVEEQNNSMMDMFQGAGMEQMGMNMQDMLGNIMPKKKKKRKLPVSEARKVLTQDEAAKLVDMDEIAQDAVSKTEQSGIIFIDEIDKVAGKSQQSADVSREGVQRDILPIVEGSTVTTKYGPVKTDHILFMAAGAFHMSKPSDLIPELQGRFPIRVELSSLTVDDFKRILTEPDNALVKQYTALLETEGIKVEFSDDAILKIATIATEVNQDTDNIGARRLHTILEKLLEDLSFEAPDINLDSITITPEYVEEKLASIAKNRDLSQYIL; from the coding sequence ATGTCTAATCCATTAACACCGAGACAAATTGTTGAAAAGCTTGATCAGTATATTGTTGGTCAGAATGACGCGAAGAAGGCTGTCGCAGTGGCATTAAGAAATCGATACCGCCGTAGCCAGCTGAGCGACAAACTGAAGGATGAAGTGAATCCAAAAAACATCTTAATGATTGGACCTACAGGCGTAGGTAAGACTGAGATAGCACGTCGACTTGCTCGCCTTGTCAATGCGCCATTCATTAAAGTTGAAGCAACGAAATTTACTGAAGTAGGTTATGTTGGTCGAGATGTGGAATCGATGGTTCGTGATCTCGTGGAAACATCAATCAGACTTGTCAAAGAAGATCGCATGGAACAGGTGAAGGGCAAGGCGGAAGAAAATGCGAACAAACGCATTGTGGAATTGCTTGTACCTTCTAGTAAAAAGCAAACCCAATACAAAAATCCGCTTGAAATGTTATTTGGTAATCAAGGCCAAGAGGAAACAGCAAACCAGTCCGCAAGTGAAGATCAGTCCATTGCATCAAGGCGGAAGCAAATGGCTCAGCAGCTCGCACTTGGTGAACTGGAAGATCGCATGATTACAGTGGAAGTTGAAGAGCAAAACAACTCAATGATGGATATGTTCCAAGGAGCTGGTATGGAACAAATGGGTATGAACATGCAGGATATGCTCGGCAACATCATGCCCAAAAAGAAGAAAAAGCGTAAGCTGCCAGTGTCAGAAGCAAGAAAAGTTTTAACACAGGACGAAGCGGCGAAACTTGTTGATATGGATGAAATTGCCCAAGATGCTGTTTCAAAGACAGAACAATCGGGTATCATCTTCATTGATGAAATTGATAAGGTAGCTGGGAAGAGCCAGCAATCAGCTGATGTTTCAAGAGAAGGTGTTCAAAGAGACATTTTACCGATTGTAGAAGGCTCAACAGTAACAACAAAATATGGACCTGTTAAAACAGATCACATTTTATTTATGGCTGCAGGAGCTTTCCATATGTCAAAACCATCTGATCTAATCCCTGAGCTGCAGGGCCGTTTCCCAATTCGCGTAGAGCTATCTAGTTTAACGGTAGACGACTTTAAGCGGATTTTGACAGAGCCTGATAATGCTCTTGTGAAGCAATATACAGCTTTATTAGAAACTGAAGGTATTAAAGTTGAATTTTCTGACGATGCTATTCTTAAAATTGCTACAATTGCTACAGAAGTGAACCAAGACACGGATAATATTGGTGCGCGAAGACTTCATACAATTTTAGAAAAGCTTCTTGAAGATCTTTCATTTGAAGCGCCAGACATTAATCTAGACAGCATTACAATCACACCAGAGTATGTTGAGGAAAAGTTAGCTTCTATTGCGAAGAACCGTGACCTCAGCCAATACATCCTATAA
- the codY gene encoding GTP-sensing pleiotropic transcriptional regulator CodY, with protein MNLLEKTRKINGMLQKSEGPVNFTDMAETLRDAIMANVYVVSRRGKLLGIAINQEIENERMKNMFSERQFPEEYTQNLFNIGETSSNLDITSEYTAFPVENRDLFEKGLTTIVPIVGGGSRLGTLILSRLSDSFSDDDLLLAEYGATVVGMEILHEKAEEIEEEARNKAVVQMAISSLSYSELEAIEHIFEELEGNEGLLVASKIADRVGITRSVIVNALRKLESAGVIESRSLGMKGTYIKVLNDKFLVELSKLKTQ; from the coding sequence ATGAATTTACTAGAAAAAACAAGAAAAATTAATGGTATGCTACAAAAGTCAGAGGGGCCAGTTAACTTTACCGATATGGCAGAAACATTACGTGACGCGATTATGGCTAACGTATATGTTGTAAGCCGTAGAGGGAAATTACTTGGCATCGCGATTAATCAAGAAATTGAGAACGAACGTATGAAGAATATGTTCTCAGAGCGTCAGTTTCCTGAAGAATATACGCAGAATCTCTTTAACATTGGTGAAACGTCTTCGAATCTTGACATTACAAGCGAATACACAGCTTTCCCTGTAGAGAATCGTGATCTTTTCGAAAAAGGTCTAACAACGATTGTACCAATCGTTGGTGGTGGAAGCCGTCTAGGTACGCTTATTCTTTCTCGTCTAAGCGATTCATTCTCAGATGATGATCTTTTGTTAGCTGAGTACGGTGCAACCGTAGTAGGAATGGAAATTCTTCATGAGAAAGCAGAAGAAATTGAAGAAGAAGCAAGAAACAAAGCAGTCGTTCAAATGGCGATTTCTTCTCTTTCCTATAGTGAACTTGAAGCAATTGAGCATATTTTCGAAGAACTCGAAGGAAATGAAGGACTTCTTGTTGCAAGTAAAATTGCTGATCGCGTAGGGATTACACGTTCTGTCATCGTAAACGCTCTTCGTAAGCTTGAGAGTGCTGGTGTTATTGAGTCTCGTTCTCTAGGAATGAAAGGAACTTATATTAAAGTTCTTAACGATAAGTTTCTTGTAGAACTTTCAAAACTGAAGACGCAATAA
- the rpsB gene encoding 30S ribosomal protein S2, translating to MAVISMKQLLEAGVHFGHQTRRWNPKMKPYIFTERNGIYIIDLQKTVKKVEEAYNFVRDIAQDGGKVLFVGTKKQAQDSVKDEAIRAGQYYINQRWLGGTLTNFETIQKRINRLKSLEKMQEDGTFEVLPKKEVMLLKKEMDRLERFLGGIKDMNGVPDAMFVIDPRKERIAIAEARKLNIPIVAIVDTNCDPDEIDYIIPGNDDAIRAVKLLTAKMADAVIEVSKVEEEAEVEAVETEETSV from the coding sequence ATGGCAGTAATCTCTATGAAACAGCTTCTTGAAGCTGGGGTACACTTCGGTCATCAGACTCGTCGTTGGAACCCGAAAATGAAACCTTATATCTTCACTGAAAGAAACGGTATCTACATTATCGATCTTCAAAAAACAGTGAAGAAAGTCGAAGAAGCTTATAACTTCGTTCGTGACATCGCTCAGGACGGTGGTAAAGTTCTTTTCGTAGGTACAAAAAAGCAAGCGCAAGATTCCGTTAAGGATGAAGCGATCCGTGCTGGTCAATACTACATCAACCAACGCTGGTTGGGTGGAACGCTTACGAACTTTGAAACTATTCAAAAGCGTATCAACCGCCTGAAGAGCCTTGAAAAGATGCAAGAAGACGGTACGTTCGAAGTACTACCTAAGAAAGAAGTTATGCTTCTTAAAAAAGAAATGGATCGCCTTGAAAGATTCCTTGGTGGTATTAAAGATATGAACGGCGTTCCAGACGCAATGTTCGTAATCGACCCTCGTAAAGAGCGTATCGCTATTGCTGAGGCTCGTAAGCTTAATATCCCTATCGTTGCGATCGTGGATACAAACTGTGATCCAGATGAGATCGACTATATTATCCCTGGTAACGACGATGCAATCCGCGCTGTGAAACTTCTTACTGCTAAAATGGCTGACGCTGTTATCGAAGTTAGCAAAGTAGAAGAAGAAGCAGAAGTTGAAGCGGTAGAAACTGAAGAAACATCTGTATAA
- the tsf gene encoding translation elongation factor Ts translates to MAVTAQMVKELRAQTGAGMMDCKKALTENDGDMDKAIDWLREKGISKAAKKADRVAAEGLATIAVEGNKAVIAEINSETDFVAKNESFTSLINEISQHLLKANPESVDAALESKMENGQTVTEYLNDKIAKIGEKISLRRFQIVEKTDADAFGAYLHMGGRIGVLTLLEGTTDEEVAKDVAMHTAAVNPRFVSRDAVPAEEVEREREVLKQQALNEGKPEKIVEKMVEGRINKFFEEISLVDQPFVKDTDQKVGKYVESKGATVKGFIRYEVGEGMEKREDNFAEEVMSQVKK, encoded by the coding sequence ATGGCAGTAACAGCTCAAATGGTAAAAGAATTGCGTGCACAAACAGGCGCAGGAATGATGGATTGCAAAAAAGCACTAACTGAAAACGATGGTGACATGGACAAGGCAATTGATTGGCTTCGTGAGAAAGGTATCTCGAAAGCAGCGAAAAAAGCTGACCGCGTAGCTGCAGAAGGTCTTGCAACGATCGCTGTTGAAGGAAACAAAGCAGTAATCGCTGAAATTAACTCTGAAACTGACTTCGTTGCTAAAAACGAGAGCTTTACTTCTTTAATCAACGAAATCTCTCAACACCTCCTTAAAGCAAACCCTGAGTCTGTAGATGCAGCTCTTGAAAGCAAAATGGAAAACGGACAAACAGTGACTGAATATTTGAATGATAAAATCGCAAAAATTGGAGAGAAAATTTCTCTTCGTCGCTTCCAAATCGTTGAGAAAACTGATGCAGATGCATTTGGTGCTTACCTTCACATGGGTGGACGCATCGGTGTTCTAACACTTCTTGAAGGTACAACTGATGAAGAAGTAGCGAAAGACGTAGCAATGCACACAGCGGCAGTTAACCCTCGTTTCGTATCTCGCGATGCTGTTCCAGCTGAAGAAGTTGAGCGTGAGCGCGAAGTTCTTAAACAACAAGCTCTTAACGAAGGTAAGCCTGAGAAGATTGTTGAGAAAATGGTAGAAGGCCGTATCAACAAATTCTTCGAAGAAATTTCTCTAGTTGATCAGCCGTTTGTTAAAGACACTGATCAAAAAGTAGGAAAGTATGTAGAGTCTAAAGGCGCTACTGTAAAAGGCTTCATCCGCTACGAAGTTGGCGAAGGCATGGAGAAACGTGAAGATAACTTCGCTGAAGAAGTTATGTCTCAAGTGAAGAAGTAA
- the pyrH gene encoding UMP kinase, producing MSGAKYERVVLKLSGEALSGGEGQGISPSIVQSIASQVKEIHEMGVEVAVVVGGGNIWRGKVGSEMGMDRTTADYMGMLATVMNSLAMQDSLESIGVETRVQTSIEMRQVAEPYIRRKAIRHLEKKRVVIFAAGTGNPYFSTDTTAALRAAEIEADVILMAKNNVDGVYTADPTVDATAKKYDTLSYLDVLKEGLAVMDSTASSLCMDNDIPLVVFSIMEEGNIKRAICGEEIGTVVKGRN from the coding sequence ATGAGCGGAGCCAAGTATGAACGCGTTGTGTTAAAATTAAGCGGAGAAGCATTGTCCGGTGGAGAAGGTCAGGGAATATCACCTTCAATCGTTCAGTCTATCGCATCACAGGTGAAGGAAATTCATGAAATGGGTGTAGAAGTTGCTGTTGTTGTTGGCGGTGGAAACATCTGGCGTGGAAAAGTAGGCAGTGAAATGGGAATGGATCGTACGACTGCTGATTATATGGGGATGCTTGCTACTGTAATGAATTCACTTGCAATGCAGGATAGCCTTGAAAGCATTGGAGTTGAAACGCGTGTTCAAACTTCAATCGAAATGAGACAGGTAGCTGAACCGTACATCCGTCGTAAAGCCATTCGTCACCTTGAAAAAAAACGCGTTGTCATTTTTGCAGCAGGTACTGGTAACCCATACTTCTCGACAGATACAACTGCAGCATTGCGTGCGGCCGAAATCGAAGCAGACGTTATTTTGATGGCTAAAAATAACGTAGACGGCGTTTATACAGCCGATCCGACAGTTGACGCAACTGCGAAGAAGTATGACACTCTTTCTTACCTTGATGTACTCAAGGAAGGTTTAGCTGTAATGGACTCCACAGCTTCTTCACTTTGTATGGACAATGATATTCCACTTGTTGTCTTCTCTATCATGGAAGAAGGCAATATTAAGCGCGCCATTTGTGGCGAAGAAATTGGAACAGTAGTAAAGGGGAGAAATTAA
- the frr gene encoding ribosome recycling factor, giving the protein MTKEILKNAEERMQNGISSLKRELATLRAGRANASLLDKVQVDYYGAPTPVNQLAGVSVPEARMLLIQPYDKTAIGDIEKAILKSDLGLTPSNDGNVIRLTIPALTEERRKDLVKLVKKYAEEGKVVIRNIRRDANDELKKQEKDGDITEDELRRGNDDVQKLTDKYVAEADSIAADKEKEIMEV; this is encoded by the coding sequence ATGACGAAAGAAATCTTGAAAAACGCTGAAGAACGTATGCAAAATGGAATTTCAAGCTTAAAGCGTGAGCTAGCGACACTGCGAGCAGGAAGAGCGAATGCTTCTCTACTTGATAAAGTTCAAGTAGATTACTATGGTGCTCCAACACCTGTTAACCAACTTGCTGGTGTTTCAGTTCCAGAAGCGCGTATGCTATTAATCCAGCCTTACGATAAAACTGCGATTGGTGATATCGAAAAAGCCATTCTTAAATCTGACCTTGGCCTAACTCCTTCTAATGATGGAAATGTCATTCGTCTTACAATCCCAGCTCTTACGGAAGAGCGTCGTAAAGATCTTGTTAAACTCGTTAAGAAATATGCTGAAGAAGGCAAAGTTGTCATCCGTAACATTCGCCGCGATGCAAATGATGAGTTAAAGAAACAAGAAAAAGATGGCGACATTACAGAAGATGAACTTCGCCGCGGAAACGATGATGTGCAGAAGCTTACTGACAAATATGTAGCTGAAGCTGACAGCATTGCTGCTGATAAAGAAAAAGAAATCATGGAAGTCTAA
- a CDS encoding isoprenyl transferase — translation MRKNEDEEQLEINTSANIPGHIAIIMDGNGRWAKKRGLPRVAGHREGVKVVKKIVRKANDLGVHYLTLYAFSTENWKRPKEEVDFLMKLPEQFLLSHLPELIEQNVQVRIMGEREQLPPHTFKAISKAVEETKDNTGLILNFALNYGSRHEMKMAMQRLLSDVKKGILTEEEITEERISSYLLSSQYPDPDLLIRTSGEIRLSNFMLWQLAYTELWFTEVLWPDFTEHHFVEAVQEYQRRGRRYGGV, via the coding sequence ATGAGAAAGAATGAAGATGAGGAACAATTAGAAATTAACACATCTGCTAATATCCCAGGACATATTGCGATCATTATGGATGGCAATGGACGCTGGGCCAAGAAGCGAGGTCTCCCACGTGTGGCTGGCCACCGTGAAGGTGTGAAGGTAGTCAAGAAGATCGTTCGAAAGGCAAACGATCTAGGCGTTCATTATTTAACGCTCTATGCCTTTTCAACTGAAAATTGGAAACGACCGAAAGAGGAAGTAGACTTTTTGATGAAGCTCCCAGAACAATTTCTACTTAGCCACCTGCCAGAGTTGATTGAGCAGAATGTTCAAGTACGAATAATGGGAGAACGAGAGCAGCTGCCCCCCCATACGTTCAAAGCCATTAGCAAGGCAGTAGAAGAAACGAAAGATAACACCGGACTTATTCTTAATTTCGCACTAAACTATGGCAGTCGTCATGAAATGAAGATGGCCATGCAGCGGTTATTAAGTGATGTGAAAAAGGGGATACTGACAGAAGAAGAGATTACGGAAGAGAGAATTTCTTCCTATTTACTCAGTAGTCAATATCCGGATCCGGATTTACTTATACGGACAAGCGGAGAAATACGCTTAAGTAACTTTATGCTCTGGCAGCTGGCTTACACAGAACTATGGTTTACAGAAGTTCTATGGCCTGATTTCACAGAGCACCATTTTGTTGAAGCCGTACAGGAATATCAGCGAAGAGGAAGACGTTACGGCGGGGTGTAA
- a CDS encoding phosphatidate cytidylyltransferase produces the protein MKQRVITGVIFGALLLGMIVIGDWPFILLMALVATIGMVELLLMKKITLVSLPGLLAIVGTWILVMPDDWIASLTSSVFTKIDLLFFGLLILLAMTVLTKNKYSFDESSFIMMASLYVGLGFYYFTATRYLGESNLDGMIHLFFIIFLIWASDSGAYFVGRSLGKKKLWPHISPNKTVEGAVGGVVMAVIVGIVFQLIYPVYDSMVVVLIVSVLTSVFGQIGDLVESAFKRHYGVKDSGSILPGHGGILDRFDSLIFVLPLLHLLNLV, from the coding sequence ATGAAACAACGAGTTATAACGGGTGTGATTTTTGGCGCCCTCTTGTTAGGAATGATTGTAATTGGAGACTGGCCGTTCATTCTTTTGATGGCGCTAGTTGCCACAATTGGAATGGTTGAATTGTTACTGATGAAGAAAATCACATTGGTTTCACTTCCTGGCTTACTTGCTATCGTCGGAACGTGGATTCTTGTCATGCCTGATGACTGGATTGCTTCACTAACATCATCTGTTTTTACCAAAATTGATCTCTTGTTTTTCGGACTGCTCATTTTACTTGCAATGACGGTTCTGACAAAAAATAAGTATAGTTTTGATGAAAGTTCTTTTATTATGATGGCGTCGCTCTATGTTGGTTTAGGTTTTTATTACTTCACAGCAACTCGTTATCTTGGTGAAAGTAATTTAGACGGAATGATTCATTTGTTCTTTATTATCTTTCTAATATGGGCATCTGATTCTGGAGCCTATTTTGTGGGACGATCACTCGGTAAGAAAAAACTTTGGCCACATATATCTCCAAACAAAACCGTTGAAGGTGCAGTTGGAGGCGTTGTGATGGCCGTAATCGTAGGAATTGTTTTTCAACTGATTTATCCGGTATATGATTCCATGGTTGTTGTTCTAATCGTATCGGTGCTAACGTCTGTTTTTGGACAGATTGGTGATCTTGTTGAATCTGCGTTTAAGCGCCATTATGGAGTGAAAGATTCCGGCAGTATCTTACCAGGGCACGGAGGGATACTTGATCGATTTGATAGTCTTATATTCGTTCTCCCCCTTCTGCATTTACTTAACCTGGTATAG
- the dxr gene encoding 1-deoxy-D-xylulose-5-phosphate reductoisomerase: MKKISLLGASGSIGVQTLDIIRMHPDMFSLVAFSVGKNVEKAVEIAKEFKPKLLSVQKKEDADSLRRMISRKTKIVYGDEGLLEVACHHESTVLVNAILGSIGLSPTLSAIEQGKTIAIANKETLVTAGHLVTEAAKKHGSALLPVDSEHSALFQCLNGEKQEQMERLILTASGGSFRDKKREELTGVSVHDALNHPNWSMGAKITIDSATMMNKGLEVIEAHWLFGTPYDQIDVVLHKESIIHSMVEYIDGSVMAHLGTPDMRIPIQYALSYPDRLEIRNAKRLNLWEVGQLHFEQVDYNRFRALKLAYEAGRAGGSLPAVLNAANETAVAAFLEGKIDFLTIEELVEKAMEKHEVIQNASLEEILEVDSETRLRVQSLIK, translated from the coding sequence TTGAAGAAAATTAGTTTACTTGGAGCATCTGGCTCGATCGGTGTTCAGACTCTCGATATCATAAGAATGCATCCTGATATGTTTTCCCTTGTCGCATTTTCCGTTGGGAAAAATGTTGAAAAAGCGGTCGAAATAGCGAAAGAGTTTAAGCCAAAGTTATTGTCTGTCCAAAAGAAAGAAGATGCTGATTCACTCAGAAGAATGATTTCAAGGAAAACGAAAATTGTTTATGGAGATGAAGGGCTTTTAGAAGTTGCTTGCCATCATGAATCAACCGTTCTCGTTAACGCAATTCTTGGAAGTATCGGCCTTTCTCCAACCTTATCAGCGATTGAACAGGGAAAGACAATTGCAATAGCGAATAAAGAAACGCTCGTTACAGCAGGCCATCTAGTAACAGAAGCTGCAAAAAAACATGGGTCTGCCCTTTTACCAGTAGATAGTGAACATTCAGCACTGTTTCAGTGTTTGAATGGTGAAAAGCAGGAGCAAATGGAACGGCTTATTTTAACGGCATCAGGAGGTAGTTTCCGAGATAAGAAACGAGAAGAGCTAACTGGAGTTAGCGTTCACGATGCCCTGAATCACCCAAATTGGTCGATGGGAGCTAAAATTACGATCGATTCAGCAACGATGATGAACAAAGGACTAGAAGTGATTGAAGCTCATTGGTTATTTGGAACGCCCTATGATCAAATTGATGTCGTGCTTCATAAAGAAAGTATCATTCACTCAATGGTAGAGTACATAGACGGAAGCGTCATGGCGCATCTAGGTACTCCGGATATGCGAATTCCAATTCAATATGCACTTAGCTATCCTGATCGACTTGAAATCAGAAATGCAAAACGGTTAAACTTATGGGAAGTTGGTCAACTACATTTTGAACAAGTGGATTACAACCGCTTCCGTGCATTAAAGCTAGCTTATGAGGCTGGCCGTGCTGGTGGTTCACTTCCAGCCGTATTAAATGCAGCTAATGAAACAGCCGTTGCCGCATTTCTTGAGGGGAAAATCGATTTCTTAACGATCGAAGAGCTCGTAGAAAAAGCGATGGAGAAACATGAGGTTATTCAAAATGCGTCGCTTGAAGAAATACTTGAAGTTGATTCTGAAACAAGATTACGAGTTCAGTCATTAATTAAATAA